From the Mycoplasmatota bacterium genome, one window contains:
- a CDS encoding 4Fe-4S binding protein, whose protein sequence is MSVINFNQTNCQNCYACVRVCPVNAIKVIKNHAEIMETKCIACGKCLDVCPKNAKKVQSELEKVKCFLKNKEEVVVSIAPSFVSVFAENSTKISTALKKIGFSYVEETVVGAKLVTEEYNRYIQNMKDTSYITSCCPTINLLIQKYYPDQIPHLLPVVSPMVAHTRLLKAKYGNKVKAVFIGPCLSKKLEGIDENTIDAVLIFEELIELINENYIDFNELEESPFDDSMPSYRSYPLTGGVLQNIKQNKQQTLSVSGLTDCIQTLEAIKQGKHKNITFEMSACEHSCISGSGMPKDNVDIVERKLRVLRYSSLNDNKPSGEDKTIYSVNLQQSFPSLYTPLKIPSEEKIKEILKTLGKTEVDDELNCGTCGYKTCKDKAIAIYNGMAELNMCLPFMRYRAETLTNVIFDVTPNTVLMIKKDLTILEFNPAAETFFNMQRNDVIGLPVSVVLDDDLFSYVAKHNCNIIGKRMSVNNNKSVVIQNIVWIDSHEVMLCILHDITDQVKKQEWMKSLKINAIDMAQQVINKQMMVAQEIASLLGETTAETKVTLTHLKKLIQQEEDDKDELLR, encoded by the coding sequence ATGAGTGTAATTAATTTTAATCAAACGAATTGTCAAAATTGTTATGCTTGTGTTCGTGTATGTCCTGTAAATGCAATCAAAGTGATAAAAAACCATGCTGAAATCATGGAAACTAAATGTATTGCTTGTGGAAAATGTTTAGACGTTTGTCCCAAAAATGCTAAAAAAGTTCAAAGTGAATTAGAAAAAGTTAAATGTTTTCTGAAAAATAAAGAAGAAGTTGTCGTTTCAATTGCCCCTTCATTTGTAAGTGTTTTTGCTGAAAATAGTACAAAAATAAGTACAGCATTAAAAAAAATAGGTTTTTCTTATGTAGAAGAAACAGTCGTAGGTGCTAAACTTGTAACAGAAGAATATAATCGATATATACAAAATATGAAGGATACTTCTTATATTACAAGTTGTTGTCCAACGATAAATTTATTAATACAAAAATATTATCCAGATCAAATTCCACACTTACTACCTGTCGTATCACCTATGGTAGCACATACTAGGTTATTAAAAGCAAAGTATGGAAATAAGGTAAAAGCTGTTTTTATCGGACCTTGTTTATCAAAAAAATTAGAAGGCATCGATGAAAATACAATTGATGCTGTTTTAATCTTTGAAGAATTAATCGAACTAATTAATGAAAATTATATTGATTTTAATGAATTAGAAGAAAGCCCATTTGATGATTCCATGCCATCCTACAGAAGTTACCCATTAACGGGTGGTGTTTTACAAAATATTAAGCAGAACAAACAACAAACCTTATCTGTAAGTGGATTAACTGACTGTATTCAAACCTTAGAAGCCATTAAACAAGGAAAACATAAAAATATTACCTTTGAAATGAGTGCTTGTGAACATAGCTGTATTAGTGGTTCGGGTATGCCTAAAGATAATGTTGATATCGTTGAAAGAAAATTGAGGGTCCTAAGATATTCATCATTAAATGATAATAAGCCCTCAGGTGAAGATAAAACAATTTATTCAGTTAATTTACAACAATCATTTCCATCATTATATACACCATTAAAAATACCTTCAGAAGAAAAAATAAAAGAGATATTAAAAACACTTGGAAAAACTGAGGTTGATGATGAATTAAATTGTGGAACTTGTGGCTACAAAACTTGTAAAGATAAAGCAATCGCTATTTATAATGGGATGGCTGAATTAAATATGTGTTTACCATTTATGAGATATCGTGCTGAAACACTAACGAATGTTATATTTGATGTAACACCAAATACTGTATTAATGATTAAAAAAGATTTAACTATTCTTGAATTTAATCCAGCGGCAGAAACATTTTTTAACATGCAAAGAAATGATGTTATAGGATTACCTGTTTCTGTTGTTTTAGATGATGATTTATTTAGTTATGTTGCTAAGCATAACTGTAATATCATTGGTAAAAGAATGTCTGTTAACAATAATAAATCAGTTGTTATTCAAAATATTGTTTGGATTGACTCTCATGAAGTGATGTTATGTATTCTTCATGATATTACTGACCAAGTTAAAAAACAAGAATGGATGAAAAGCCTTAAAATAAATGCCATAGATATGGCACAACAAGTAATTAATAAACAAATGATGGTTGCGCAAGAAATTGCAAGTCTTTTAGGTGAAACAACTGCTGAAACAAAAGTCACTTTAACTCATTTAAAGAAACTCATTCAACAAGAAGAGGACGATAAAGATGAATTACTTCGTTGA
- a CDS encoding serine/threonine-protein phosphatase produces the protein MNYFVDFASGHLNKNGEELCGDNVEFIRSNNQIIGILSDGLGSGVKANILSTLTSKIAITMLKEGLSIEEVVDTLIHTLPVCKIRELAYSTFTIIKVDNTGQVYVAEFDNPKVYFLRKGKLLPLPRNERVINGQKISESTFQLHKGDTIVFVSDGVIHAGVGKTLNLGWGWDEVANYLELFIDENISAKNITNHMLQVVNDFYLGKPGDDVTVVTIKAIQKKHAVLFSGPPKDSKDDQLVVEELTKNDCIKIVCGGTAANIVSRELDEELKTNFEFYDPTIPPTASIEGIDLVTEGVLTLKGVVNKLKQINHLNDLTFLRKNDGASRLTKILYEDCTNITLLIGKAINPAHQNPDFPQELSIKLSVLKELEEVLIRLGKIVEVQYY, from the coding sequence ATGAATTACTTCGTTGATTTTGCATCCGGTCATTTAAACAAAAATGGTGAAGAATTATGTGGTGATAACGTAGAATTTATACGATCTAATAATCAAATCATTGGTATTTTATCTGATGGATTAGGTAGTGGTGTCAAAGCTAATATATTATCAACCTTAACTAGTAAAATCGCAATAACCATGTTAAAAGAAGGTTTATCTATAGAAGAGGTAGTTGATACACTCATTCATACCTTACCAGTATGTAAAATAAGAGAGTTAGCTTATTCAACTTTTACCATTATAAAAGTTGATAATACCGGGCAAGTATATGTTGCTGAATTTGATAACCCTAAAGTATATTTTTTAAGAAAAGGAAAACTACTCCCTTTACCCAGAAATGAACGTGTTATCAATGGACAGAAAATCTCTGAAAGCACATTTCAACTGCATAAAGGAGACACAATCGTCTTTGTAAGTGATGGTGTCATCCATGCTGGAGTAGGTAAAACTCTAAATTTAGGTTGGGGTTGGGATGAAGTAGCCAATTATTTAGAATTATTTATCGATGAGAATATATCTGCCAAAAATATCACCAACCACATGTTACAGGTTGTAAATGATTTTTATTTAGGAAAACCAGGAGATGATGTCACGGTTGTTACAATAAAAGCGATACAGAAAAAACATGCTGTTTTATTTTCTGGACCCCCAAAAGATTCAAAAGATGATCAACTAGTTGTAGAAGAATTAACGAAGAATGATTGTATAAAAATTGTTTGTGGTGGGACTGCAGCGAATATTGTATCACGAGAATTAGATGAAGAATTAAAAACAAATTTTGAATTTTATGACCCAACAATTCCACCTACTGCATCAATAGAAGGTATTGATCTAGTAACAGAAGGAGTTCTAACTCTTAAAGGTGTCGTAAATAAATTAAAACAAATTAATCATTTAAATGATTTAACCTTTTTAAGAAAAAACGATGGTGCATCTAGATTAACTAAAATACTATATGAGGACTGTACAAACATTACACTTTTAATAGGTAAAGCAATAAATCCTGCTCACCAAAATCCAGATTTCCCTCAAGAATTAAGTATTAAGTTAAGTGTATTAAAAGAACTTGAAGAAGTTTTAATTCGTTTAGGAAAAATCGTAGAAGTCCAATACTACTAA
- a CDS encoding monomeric [FeFe] hydrogenase, translating into MRKYDSQVQMIRYEVIKEIAKRVINGNFDKTRYKIPKEIISGDKPISRCCVYKEREIISERINFAADDILQENNIIEIIDIACDECPAERYKVTEACRGCVAHKCIQACPVNAITLLNGKAIINNDKCISCGRCRKACPYNAISDVLRPCMKACASKAIDITQENKVSVNRDKCTSCGACVYQCPFGAVTDRSEIIPILNALEASKKDLGKNVYAVIAPSIASQYNIKINKIVNAIKKMGFKDVIEASLGADIVAYYEAQEFVESVVNNNQPCLMTSCCPSFVYHVKNNYPELAPYLSTMVSPMIAMSRLIRKTDSNAVIVFIGPCTSKKVEKREDDIKDATDYVMTFEELDALIDAYGITIQDCEDDKLDNASYFGRLFARTGGVKDAVEEVIKELDLTDIPFNPIVCNGINEIDKALKLLKLKKNKFNFIEGMACIGGCIGGAVCLTHKENKLVDQYAKLAIEKKVSDSLRVLDLEKLQLHRNNH; encoded by the coding sequence ATGAGAAAATATGATAGTCAAGTCCAAATGATTCGCTACGAAGTCATTAAAGAAATCGCAAAGCGTGTTATTAATGGTAATTTTGATAAAACAAGATATAAAATTCCTAAAGAAATTATTAGTGGAGATAAACCCATCTCAAGATGCTGTGTATATAAAGAACGTGAAATCATTTCAGAACGAATCAATTTTGCAGCAGATGATATACTTCAAGAAAATAATATAATTGAAATTATTGATATTGCTTGTGATGAATGCCCCGCTGAACGGTATAAAGTAACCGAAGCTTGTAGAGGATGTGTAGCTCATAAATGCATACAGGCTTGTCCTGTGAATGCCATTACCTTACTCAATGGTAAAGCAATAATTAATAATGATAAATGTATTAGTTGTGGTAGATGTCGTAAGGCTTGCCCGTATAATGCGATATCAGACGTTTTAAGACCCTGTATGAAAGCTTGTGCAAGTAAAGCAATTGACATTACCCAAGAAAATAAAGTCAGTGTCAACCGCGATAAATGCACTAGCTGTGGTGCTTGTGTTTACCAATGCCCCTTCGGTGCGGTAACTGATAGAAGTGAAATCATCCCTATACTAAATGCACTTGAAGCATCTAAAAAGGATTTAGGTAAAAATGTTTATGCTGTCATTGCACCATCTATTGCAAGTCAGTATAATATTAAGATTAACAAAATAGTGAATGCAATTAAGAAAATGGGATTCAAAGATGTCATTGAAGCTTCACTAGGTGCTGATATTGTGGCTTATTATGAAGCACAGGAATTTGTTGAATCAGTTGTTAATAATAATCAACCTTGTCTCATGACATCTTGTTGCCCATCCTTTGTATATCATGTTAAAAATAACTATCCTGAATTAGCGCCTTACTTATCTACGATGGTTTCGCCGATGATTGCTATGTCAAGATTGATTAGAAAAACAGATTCAAACGCTGTTATTGTTTTCATAGGTCCTTGTACCTCTAAGAAGGTAGAAAAAAGAGAAGATGACATCAAAGATGCAACTGATTACGTGATGACCTTTGAAGAGTTAGATGCACTAATCGATGCCTATGGAATAACTATTCAAGATTGTGAAGACGATAAACTAGATAATGCTTCCTATTTCGGTCGTTTATTTGCACGTACTGGTGGGGTAAAAGATGCTGTTGAGGAAGTAATTAAAGAATTAGACCTAACTGATATTCCTTTCAATCCTATCGTTTGTAATGGAATTAATGAAATTGATAAAGCACTCAAACTTTTGAAACTAAAAAAGAACAAATTCAATTTTATAGAAGGAATGGCTTGTATTGGAGGATGCATTGGTGGTGCTGTTTGTTTAACACATAAAGAAAATAAATTAGTTGATCAATATGCTAAGCTAGCAATTGAAAAGAAAGTAAGTGATTCTTTAAGGGTTTTAGACTTAGAAAAACTTCAATTACATCGTAATAATCATTAA